A stretch of Bombina bombina isolate aBomBom1 chromosome 2, aBomBom1.pri, whole genome shotgun sequence DNA encodes these proteins:
- the SNRPD3 gene encoding small nuclear ribonucleoprotein Sm D3 produces the protein MSIGVPIKVLHEAEGHVVTCETNTGEVYRGKLIEAEDNMNCQMSNITVTYRDGRVAQLEQVYIRGSKIRFLILPDMLKNAPMLKSMKNKNQGSGAGRGKAAILKAQVAARGRGRGMGRGNIFQKRR, from the exons ATGTCTATTGGAGTGCCCATCAAAGTCCTGCATGAAGCAGAAGGACACGTAGTCACATGCGAAACAAACACAGGAGAAGTGTACAGGGGGAAGTTAATTGAAGCAGAGGATAACATGAATTGTCAA ATGTCAAACATTACAGTAACATACAGGGATGGCAGAGTGGCACAGCTGGAGCAGGTCTACATCAGAGGCAGCAAAATAAGATTCCTCATTCTTCCGGACATGTTAAAGAATGCCCCTATGTTAAAGAGCATGAAGAATAAAAATCAGGGTTCGGGTGCTGGCAGAGGGAAAGCTGCTATCCTCAAAGCCCAAG TGGCAGCAAGAGGCAGAGGACGTGGAATGGGACGTGGAAATATTTTCCAAAAACGGCGATAA